A single genomic interval of Tsukamurella paurometabola harbors:
- a CDS encoding alpha-mannosidase: MHDDRRLTEERLDRFTREFLNAAVYSHSAPVSVTAWAAPGEPVPFAEAVAQDFTPIAAGTPWGAPWSTLWLHVTGDAPAGWSRLAGSEGAGHALELRVELGFTGGPGFNAEGLVYRADGTVVKGISPFNAYVPLEPGEPIDLYIEAAANPDLGGDFVSPTHLGDRETAGDGPLYRLGTIDLALRDRTVWELQQDVWTLNGLMHELPFDLPRRHELLRALERMLDAVDPHDVAGTAAAGRAALAPALASPAYASAHRITAVGHAHIDSAWLWPVRETARKCARTFANVVDLMDRDPSFRFACSSAQQFAWVRDRYPDLFGRIKDKVAAGRFVPVGGMWVEADTNMPGGEAMARQFVAGKRFFLDEFGIDTPEAWLPDSFGYSAAMPQIVAAAGSRYFLTQKLSWNQTNRMPHSTFLWEGIDGTALFTHFPPVDKYNSDLSGADLARAQKNYREQGAGTRSLVPFGWGDGGGGPTREMLAAADRTASLEGSPAVEIGSPAEFFDAAAAEMSRPARWVGELYLEFHRGTYTSQANTKQGNRRSEHLLREAELWAATAAVRAGFDYPAEELEEIWHIVLLQQFHDILPGSSIAWVHRDAERNYAAVARRLERIIDGALTALTGVDSRHQGVADAGERRLVFNAAPHPRDGVPALGAAVVDAAPTVAPVAEGAGFRLDNGVVSALIDESGLLVSLVDATTGREAMAAPGNLLQLHRDIPNHWEAWDIDSFYRRDVTDLVDAESVAIDGGAVVVRRTFGDSAITQRISLRPDSPALDIANEIDWHERQKLLKLAFPFDVQADRSASETQFGHVFRPTHANTSWDAAKFEICAHRWVHVGEPDYGVAVANDSTYGHDITRGPADSDDAVPGTVVRLSLLRAPRYPDPETDQGAHRLGVSVRPGATIGDAVEEGYRRNLPPRTAPGAAAVAPLVSVDHPGVMVEAVKLAEDGSGDVVVRLYESRGTRLSTTLRAGFEHASVVRTDLLERPLADAETGRDLRLTLRPFQIVTLRFRR, from the coding sequence ATGCACGACGACCGGCGGCTGACCGAAGAGCGGCTCGACAGGTTCACGCGGGAGTTCCTGAACGCGGCGGTGTACTCGCACTCCGCCCCGGTCTCGGTGACCGCCTGGGCGGCTCCGGGCGAGCCGGTCCCGTTCGCCGAAGCGGTGGCGCAGGACTTCACGCCCATCGCGGCCGGCACCCCCTGGGGCGCGCCGTGGTCCACCCTCTGGTTGCACGTCACGGGTGACGCTCCGGCGGGGTGGTCCCGGCTCGCCGGGTCCGAGGGCGCCGGGCATGCCCTGGAGCTGCGCGTGGAGCTCGGCTTCACCGGCGGCCCCGGCTTCAACGCCGAGGGCCTCGTGTACCGGGCGGACGGCACCGTCGTGAAGGGGATCTCCCCCTTCAACGCGTACGTGCCGCTCGAGCCCGGCGAGCCGATCGACCTGTACATCGAGGCCGCCGCCAATCCGGACCTGGGCGGCGACTTCGTCTCCCCCACGCACCTGGGCGACCGGGAGACCGCGGGCGACGGTCCGCTGTACCGGCTGGGCACGATCGACCTCGCACTCCGCGACCGCACAGTGTGGGAACTGCAGCAGGACGTGTGGACGCTCAACGGCCTGATGCACGAGCTGCCCTTCGACCTGCCGCGGCGGCACGAGCTGCTCCGCGCGCTGGAGCGCATGCTGGACGCGGTGGACCCGCACGACGTCGCCGGCACGGCGGCGGCGGGGCGCGCGGCGCTCGCACCCGCGCTGGCCTCCCCCGCGTACGCGTCGGCGCACCGGATCACCGCCGTCGGCCATGCGCACATCGACTCCGCGTGGCTGTGGCCCGTCCGCGAGACCGCCCGCAAGTGCGCGCGGACCTTCGCGAACGTCGTCGACCTCATGGACCGCGATCCGTCGTTCCGCTTCGCCTGCTCCTCCGCGCAGCAGTTCGCGTGGGTGCGCGACCGATATCCCGACCTGTTCGGGCGGATCAAGGACAAGGTCGCGGCGGGCCGGTTCGTGCCGGTGGGCGGGATGTGGGTCGAGGCCGACACGAACATGCCGGGCGGCGAGGCGATGGCCAGGCAGTTCGTGGCGGGCAAACGGTTCTTCCTGGACGAGTTCGGGATCGACACCCCGGAGGCGTGGCTCCCCGACTCCTTCGGCTACTCCGCGGCGATGCCGCAGATCGTCGCCGCGGCGGGTTCGCGCTACTTCCTCACGCAGAAGCTGTCGTGGAACCAGACGAACCGCATGCCGCACTCGACGTTCCTGTGGGAGGGCATCGACGGCACGGCCCTGTTCACGCACTTCCCGCCCGTCGACAAGTACAACTCCGACCTGTCGGGTGCGGATCTCGCACGGGCGCAGAAGAACTACCGCGAGCAGGGCGCCGGCACGCGCTCACTCGTCCCGTTCGGGTGGGGCGACGGTGGCGGCGGGCCCACCCGCGAGATGCTCGCGGCGGCGGACCGTACCGCCTCGCTGGAGGGCTCCCCGGCCGTCGAGATCGGCTCGCCCGCCGAGTTCTTCGACGCCGCCGCGGCGGAAATGTCCCGCCCGGCGCGGTGGGTGGGTGAGCTGTACCTGGAATTCCACCGCGGCACCTATACGTCGCAGGCGAACACCAAGCAGGGCAACCGCCGCAGCGAGCACCTGCTCCGCGAGGCCGAGCTGTGGGCGGCCACGGCCGCCGTGCGCGCCGGATTCGACTATCCCGCGGAGGAACTCGAGGAGATCTGGCACATCGTGCTGCTGCAGCAGTTCCACGACATCCTGCCGGGCAGTTCCATCGCGTGGGTGCACAGGGACGCGGAGCGGAACTACGCCGCGGTGGCGCGGCGGCTCGAGCGGATCATCGACGGTGCGCTCACGGCGTTGACGGGCGTCGACTCCCGCCATCAGGGCGTCGCGGATGCGGGCGAGCGGCGGTTGGTGTTCAACGCGGCGCCCCACCCGCGCGACGGTGTGCCCGCGCTCGGCGCCGCCGTCGTCGACGCCGCGCCCACGGTCGCGCCGGTCGCCGAGGGCGCGGGCTTCCGTCTCGACAACGGCGTGGTCTCCGCGCTGATCGACGAGAGCGGCCTCCTCGTCTCGCTCGTCGATGCGACGACGGGCCGGGAGGCGATGGCCGCGCCGGGGAACCTGCTGCAGCTGCACCGCGACATCCCGAACCACTGGGAGGCGTGGGACATCGACTCGTTCTACCGTCGGGACGTCACCGATCTCGTCGACGCGGAGTCGGTGGCGATCGACGGCGGCGCCGTGGTGGTGCGCCGTACCTTCGGGGACTCGGCGATCACCCAACGGATCTCCCTGCGCCCCGACTCCCCCGCGCTGGACATCGCCAACGAGATCGACTGGCACGAGCGGCAGAAGCTGCTCAAGCTGGCGTTCCCGTTCGACGTGCAGGCGGATCGGAGCGCCTCGGAGACGCAGTTCGGCCACGTCTTCCGCCCGACGCACGCCAACACGTCGTGGGACGCCGCGAAGTTCGAGATCTGCGCCCACCGCTGGGTGCACGTCGGCGAGCCGGACTACGGCGTCGCCGTGGCGAACGACTCCACGTACGGACACGACATCACGAGAGGCCCGGCGGATTCGGACGACGCGGTCCCCGGCACCGTCGTGCGGCTCTCGCTGCTGCGCGCGCCCCGCTACCCCGATCCCGAGACGGATCAGGGTGCGCACCGGCTCGGGGTCTCGGTGCGGCCCGGCGCCACGATCGGAGATGCGGTCGAAGAGGGTTACCGGCGGAACCTCCCGCCCCGCACTGCGCCCGGCGCCGCGGCGGTCGCTCCGCTCGTCTCCGTCGATCACCCGGGCGTGATGGTGGAGGCGGTCAAACTCGCGGAGGACGGCAGCGGCGACGTCGTGGTGCGCCTCTACGAGTCGCGCGGCACCCGGCTGAGCACGACGCTGCGCGCCGGCTTCGAGCATGCGTCCGTCGTGCGGACCGACCTGCTGGAGCGTCCTCTCGCCGATGCCGAGACCGGACGTGATCTCCGACTCACGCTGCGCCCCTTCCAGATCGTCACGCTGCGCTTCCGTCGTTGA
- a CDS encoding glycoside hydrolase family 15 protein — protein MSSKNDGPTSDAPGTDALVTDTPSIGDAVFPPIHDYAFLSDCENTCLIARDGSVEWMCIPRPDSPSVFGAILDRGAGSFRLAPYGVRVPVDRRYLPGSLMLETTWQTSTGWLIVRDALVMGPWHDTHTRSRTHRRTPTDWDAEHILLRTARCVSGTVELQLNCEPAFDYHRAGAEWTYSGDGYGEAVARARTDFGLNPELKLTTNMRLGLEGREARAHTRLKEGDEVFVALSWSKHPVPQTFPEATQKMWATAESWRQWINRGQFPDHPWRTYLQRSALTLKGLTYSPTGALLAASTTSLPETPGGVRNWDYRYAWVRDSTFALWGLYTLGLDREAEDFFSFIADVSGANNGERHPLQVMYGVGGERTLVEEELGHLSGYDGARPVRVGNGAYDQRQHDIWGTMLDSVYLNTKSSERIPETLWPVLKEQVEEALKHWREPDRGIWEVRGEPQHFTSSKVMCWVALDRGAKLAAMHGEDDYAREWAEKAEVIKADILEHGVDDRGVFTQRYGSPALDASLLLVPLLRFLPSDDPRVRATVLAIADELTEDGLVLRYRVEETDDGLHGEEGTFTICSFWLVSALVEIGETARARALCERLLAYSSPLKLYAEEIDPKSGKHLGNFPQAFTHLALINAVVHVIRAEEAGHDASAFLPAHHTP, from the coding sequence ATGTCATCGAAGAACGACGGACCGACCTCCGACGCGCCGGGCACCGATGCGCTCGTCACCGACACCCCGTCGATCGGCGATGCCGTTTTCCCGCCCATCCACGATTACGCCTTCCTCTCCGACTGCGAGAACACGTGCCTGATCGCGCGTGACGGCAGTGTCGAGTGGATGTGCATCCCGCGCCCCGATTCCCCCAGTGTGTTCGGCGCGATCCTCGACCGCGGCGCCGGCTCGTTCCGGCTGGCCCCGTACGGCGTGCGCGTCCCCGTCGACCGCCGGTACCTGCCCGGCAGCCTCATGCTCGAGACCACGTGGCAGACCTCCACGGGCTGGCTGATCGTGCGCGACGCCCTGGTGATGGGGCCCTGGCACGACACCCACACCCGGTCGCGCACGCACCGTCGGACCCCCACGGACTGGGACGCCGAGCACATCCTGCTCCGGACCGCGCGCTGCGTCTCCGGCACCGTCGAGCTGCAGCTCAACTGCGAGCCGGCGTTCGACTACCACCGCGCGGGCGCCGAGTGGACCTATTCGGGCGACGGCTACGGCGAGGCGGTGGCGCGCGCCCGCACCGACTTCGGGCTGAACCCGGAGCTCAAGCTCACGACCAATATGCGCCTGGGCCTCGAGGGGCGCGAGGCCCGCGCGCACACCCGCCTCAAGGAGGGCGACGAGGTCTTCGTCGCGCTGTCGTGGAGCAAGCATCCGGTGCCGCAGACCTTCCCGGAGGCGACCCAGAAGATGTGGGCCACCGCGGAGTCCTGGCGCCAGTGGATCAACCGCGGCCAGTTCCCGGACCACCCGTGGCGCACGTACCTGCAGCGCTCGGCGCTCACCCTCAAGGGCCTGACGTACTCCCCGACGGGCGCGCTGCTCGCCGCGTCGACGACCTCGCTCCCGGAGACGCCGGGCGGCGTCCGCAATTGGGACTACCGGTACGCGTGGGTGCGCGACTCGACGTTCGCTCTCTGGGGCCTGTACACGCTGGGCCTGGACCGGGAGGCCGAGGACTTCTTCTCCTTCATCGCCGACGTCTCCGGCGCCAACAACGGCGAGCGGCACCCACTACAGGTCATGTACGGGGTCGGCGGGGAGCGCACTCTGGTCGAGGAGGAGCTCGGCCACCTCTCGGGGTACGACGGTGCGCGGCCCGTCCGGGTCGGCAACGGGGCCTACGACCAGCGACAGCACGACATCTGGGGCACCATGCTGGACTCGGTGTACCTGAACACGAAGTCCTCGGAGCGGATCCCGGAGACGCTGTGGCCGGTGCTCAAGGAGCAGGTCGAGGAGGCGCTCAAGCACTGGCGCGAGCCCGACCGCGGCATCTGGGAGGTGCGCGGGGAGCCGCAGCACTTCACCAGTTCGAAGGTCATGTGCTGGGTGGCCCTCGATCGTGGGGCCAAGCTCGCGGCGATGCACGGCGAGGACGACTACGCCCGCGAGTGGGCGGAGAAGGCCGAGGTCATCAAGGCCGACATCCTCGAGCACGGCGTGGACGACCGCGGCGTCTTCACCCAGCGGTACGGCTCTCCGGCGCTCGACGCCTCCCTCCTGCTGGTGCCCCTGCTGCGGTTCCTGCCGTCCGACGACCCGCGGGTGCGGGCGACGGTGCTCGCCATCGCCGACGAGCTCACCGAGGACGGCCTCGTGCTGCGGTACCGCGTGGAGGAGACCGACGACGGCCTGCACGGCGAGGAGGGCACGTTCACGATCTGCTCGTTCTGGCTGGTGTCGGCGCTGGTCGAGATCGGCGAGACGGCGCGGGCCCGCGCGCTGTGCGAGCGGCTCCTCGCGTACTCGTCACCGCTCAAGCTGTACGCGGAGGAGATCGACCCGAAGTCGGGCAAGCACCTCGGGAACTTCCCGCAGGCCTTCACGCACCTGGCCCTGATCAACGCGGTCGTGCACGTGATCCGGGCCGAGGAGGCGGGGCACGACGCCTCCGCGTTCCTTCCCGCACATCACACGCCCTGA
- a CDS encoding sulfate ABC transporter substrate-binding protein, protein MIRPSLRGRAVSIVAVALTVLLTACGGGSTDDPHGVDISSGDERVNLVAFAAPKPAFDIAIPLFRENNPDVGFSQSYGASGDQSRKVARHVPADVVNMSVAPDVTRIVKAGLIDKDWEKAYPRRSVPFTSLVAVVVRPGNPKGIRDWADLLKPGVEVVTPNPASSGSAKWNLLAPYAALSNGGQEPEKGLAFVKELIRDHTTVSPGSGRDATSAFESGQGDVLLSYESEAVLLQRQSEKEGKPKPEYFIPPQSFRIDLPVAVVNTAQSPEAAQRFVGFLFSPEAQRAIPRSGFRAGDPAIAAETAHLFPAQPQRLWTVDELGAVLGKGTAAKNGGKDLTGWPAVDAALFGDKGAIAAAYKNGGK, encoded by the coding sequence GTGATCCGACCCAGCCTCCGTGGCCGTGCTGTGAGCATCGTCGCGGTCGCCCTGACCGTGCTGCTCACGGCATGTGGGGGCGGCTCCACCGACGACCCGCACGGCGTCGACATCTCCAGCGGTGACGAACGCGTGAACCTGGTCGCCTTCGCGGCGCCCAAGCCGGCGTTCGACATCGCCATCCCCCTGTTCCGCGAGAACAACCCCGACGTGGGCTTCTCGCAGTCCTACGGCGCATCGGGCGACCAGTCGCGCAAGGTCGCGCGGCACGTTCCGGCCGACGTGGTGAACATGTCCGTGGCCCCCGACGTCACCCGCATCGTCAAGGCCGGCCTCATCGACAAGGACTGGGAGAAGGCGTACCCGCGGCGCTCGGTCCCCTTCACGTCCCTCGTCGCCGTGGTCGTCCGCCCCGGCAATCCCAAGGGCATCCGCGACTGGGCGGACCTGCTCAAGCCCGGTGTCGAGGTGGTGACGCCGAACCCGGCGAGTTCCGGATCCGCGAAGTGGAACCTGCTCGCGCCCTACGCGGCGCTGTCCAACGGGGGCCAGGAGCCCGAGAAGGGCCTCGCCTTCGTCAAGGAGCTCATCCGCGATCACACGACGGTGAGCCCCGGCTCCGGGCGCGACGCGACCTCGGCGTTCGAGTCCGGGCAGGGCGACGTCCTGCTCAGCTACGAGAGCGAGGCCGTGCTGCTGCAGCGGCAGAGCGAGAAGGAGGGCAAGCCCAAGCCCGAGTACTTCATCCCGCCGCAGTCGTTCCGGATCGACCTCCCGGTGGCCGTGGTGAACACCGCGCAGTCGCCCGAGGCGGCGCAACGCTTCGTCGGTTTCCTGTTCTCCCCCGAGGCGCAGCGGGCCATCCCGCGATCGGGCTTCCGGGCCGGCGACCCCGCGATCGCCGCGGAGACCGCGCACCTGTTCCCGGCGCAGCCGCAGCGGCTGTGGACCGTCGACGAGCTCGGCGCGGTGCTCGGCAAGGGCACCGCCGCGAAGAACGGCGGCAAGGACCTCACCGGCTGGCCCGCGGTCGACGCCGCGCTGTTCGGCGACAAGGGCGCCATCGCCGCCGCCTACAAGAACGGCGGGAAGTGA
- the cysT gene encoding sulfate ABC transporter permease subunit CysT has product MRSLVNPLRIGVAWLWISLIVLLPIAAITTKAFDHGWSGFWDALTAKNAVSTLVITVWVSLLVTLINVVMGTVIAWVLVRDDFPGKGVVNALIDLPFALPTIVASIVLLSLYGPDSPIGLTLNATQPAIVIALAFVTLPFVVRQVQPVLIELDREVEEAAASLGAPNRVIAAKIVIPTLLPAILSGAGLAFTRAIGEFGSVVLVGGNVPGQTQVASQYIQQQLEVDNQVAASAVSVALLAIAFVLLAVMRFVGSRTAKREENSE; this is encoded by the coding sequence ATGCGGAGCCTCGTCAACCCGCTGCGCATCGGCGTGGCCTGGCTGTGGATCTCGCTGATCGTCCTACTGCCGATCGCCGCGATCACCACCAAGGCCTTCGACCACGGCTGGTCGGGCTTCTGGGACGCGCTCACCGCGAAGAACGCCGTCTCCACACTGGTCATCACCGTCTGGGTCTCACTGCTGGTGACGCTCATCAACGTGGTCATGGGCACCGTCATCGCCTGGGTGCTGGTGCGCGACGACTTCCCCGGGAAGGGCGTCGTCAACGCGCTCATCGACCTGCCGTTCGCACTGCCCACCATCGTCGCGTCGATCGTGCTGCTCTCGCTGTACGGGCCGGACAGCCCGATCGGGTTGACGCTCAACGCGACGCAGCCGGCGATCGTCATCGCCCTCGCGTTCGTGACCCTGCCCTTCGTGGTGCGGCAGGTGCAGCCGGTGCTCATCGAACTCGACCGCGAGGTGGAGGAGGCCGCGGCGTCGCTCGGCGCGCCGAACCGGGTGATCGCGGCGAAGATCGTGATCCCCACGCTGCTGCCCGCCATCCTGTCCGGCGCGGGCCTCGCCTTCACCCGCGCGATCGGCGAGTTCGGGTCGGTCGTGCTGGTGGGCGGCAACGTCCCGGGGCAGACGCAGGTCGCCTCGCAGTACATCCAGCAGCAGCTGGAGGTCGACAACCAGGTGGCCGCCTCCGCGGTCTCGGTGGCCCTGCTCGCCATCGCCTTCGTCCTGCTGGCGGTGATGCGGTTCGTCGGATCGAGGACTGCCAAGCGGGAGGAGAACAGCGAATGA
- the cysW gene encoding sulfate ABC transporter permease subunit CysW: MNLSRKTVLSLRSVALLYLLVLLVLPIGVILYRSFERGFGEFWAWITTPAAISALQLSLLIVAIVVPLNVIFGVLVALALARGKFRGKAALQAAVDLPFAVSPVVVGVALIMLWGVGGWFGGIESLGFRIIFGLPGMVLATTFVTLPFVVREVEPVLHEIGQDQEQAAATLGASAWQTFWRITLPAIRWGLTYGVVLTIARALGEYGAVLMVSSNFPGISQTLTLLVSSRNHDDYNTFGAYAAATLLMLLALVALVVMSLLEATRRRNRDDD, translated from the coding sequence ATGAACCTCTCCAGGAAGACGGTGCTGAGCCTCCGGTCGGTCGCACTGCTGTACCTGCTGGTGCTGCTCGTGCTGCCCATCGGCGTGATCCTGTACCGCTCGTTCGAGCGCGGCTTCGGCGAGTTCTGGGCCTGGATCACCACCCCGGCCGCGATTTCGGCGCTGCAGCTCTCGCTGCTCATCGTCGCGATCGTGGTGCCGCTCAACGTGATCTTCGGCGTGCTCGTGGCGCTGGCCCTCGCCCGCGGGAAGTTCCGCGGCAAGGCCGCACTCCAGGCGGCGGTCGACCTGCCCTTCGCCGTCTCGCCCGTCGTCGTGGGCGTCGCGCTGATCATGCTGTGGGGCGTCGGCGGCTGGTTCGGCGGCATCGAATCACTCGGCTTCCGGATCATCTTCGGGCTGCCCGGCATGGTGCTCGCGACGACGTTCGTGACGCTGCCCTTCGTGGTGCGCGAGGTGGAGCCGGTGCTGCACGAGATCGGACAGGATCAGGAGCAGGCCGCCGCGACCCTCGGCGCCAGTGCCTGGCAGACGTTCTGGCGGATCACTCTGCCGGCGATCCGCTGGGGCCTGACCTACGGCGTGGTCCTGACGATCGCCCGCGCACTGGGCGAGTACGGGGCCGTGCTCATGGTCTCGTCCAACTTCCCCGGCATCTCGCAGACGCTCACCCTGCTCGTGAGCTCGCGCAACCACGACGACTACAACACCTTCGGGGCGTACGCCGCCGCGACACTGCTCATGCTGCTGGCGCTCGTCGCGCTAGTGGTGATGTCCCTGCTCGAAGCGACCCGCAGGAGGAACCGCGATGACGATTAA
- a CDS encoding sulfate/molybdate ABC transporter ATP-binding protein, which yields MTINVVGANKRYGDFAALDDVSLEIPDGSLTALLGPSGSGKSTLLRSIAGLDRLDSGLVEINGVDVTHATPQQRDIGFVFQHYAAFKHMTVRENVAFGLKIRKLPAAKVKAKVDDLLDVVGLTGFQSRYPAQLSGGQRQRMALARALAVDPQVLLLDEPFGALDAKVRDELRSWLRRLHDEVHVTTVIVTHDQQEALDIADRIAVLNKGRIEQVGTPADVYDRPETEFVMSFLGSVARLNGVLVRPHDIRVGRTPELARAGGLTSEEAGVLRAEVERVVYLGFEVRVELKNAATGERFHAQITRGDATALDLSEGDAVYVRATHVPEIAASK from the coding sequence ATGACGATTAACGTGGTGGGAGCCAACAAGCGCTACGGCGATTTCGCGGCCCTCGACGACGTCTCCCTGGAGATCCCCGACGGGTCGTTGACCGCGCTCCTCGGGCCCTCCGGCTCCGGTAAGTCGACGCTGCTGCGCTCGATCGCCGGCCTCGACCGACTCGACTCCGGGCTCGTCGAGATCAACGGCGTCGACGTCACGCACGCGACGCCGCAGCAGCGCGACATCGGTTTCGTCTTCCAGCACTACGCCGCGTTCAAGCACATGACCGTGCGCGAGAACGTCGCCTTCGGGCTCAAGATCCGCAAGCTGCCGGCGGCCAAGGTGAAGGCCAAGGTCGACGACCTGCTCGACGTCGTGGGGCTCACGGGGTTCCAGTCGCGATACCCCGCGCAGCTGTCGGGCGGCCAGCGTCAGCGCATGGCGCTCGCCCGCGCTCTGGCGGTGGACCCGCAGGTGCTGCTGCTCGACGAGCCCTTCGGCGCGCTCGATGCGAAGGTGCGCGACGAGCTGCGGTCGTGGCTGCGTCGTCTGCACGACGAGGTGCACGTGACCACCGTGATCGTGACGCACGACCAGCAGGAGGCGCTCGACATCGCCGACCGGATCGCGGTGCTCAACAAGGGCCGGATCGAGCAGGTCGGGACTCCGGCGGACGTCTACGACCGGCCCGAGACCGAGTTCGTCATGTCCTTCCTCGGGTCGGTCGCGCGGCTGAACGGTGTGCTGGTGCGCCCGCACGACATCCGCGTGGGCCGCACCCCCGAGCTCGCGCGCGCCGGTGGCCTGACCTCCGAGGAGGCGGGCGTGCTGCGCGCCGAGGTCGAGCGCGTGGTCTACCTCGGCTTCGAGGTCCGGGTGGAGCTGAAGAACGCCGCGACGGGGGAGCGCTTCCACGCGCAGATCACCCGTGGCGACGCCACCGCGCTGGATCTGTCGGAGGGCGACGCGGTGTACGTGCGCGCCACCCACGTGCCGGAGATCGCCGCGTCGAAATAG
- a CDS encoding GNAT family N-acetyltransferase: protein MTDSSAIDFQRVTTREQLLGFQQCASIGFQSRLPDADQWVEAVSSQLDSLDHRIAVDGARTVGTFLSFDQELTAVGGARVPVRAVSAVTVLPTHRRRGILGTHMRECLGTALAGGAAAATLIAAEHAIYGRYGFGQSTESVDLRIAVDRGRLPQPPVGEVRYAGGEEYLEASTRIRELLDFPGRVSKLDINLRRTAGVLAGGGPDETLRVVLRRDGEVAGVLAYTVAPKWTDSRPDSTLKVTELLGVDAAAERDLWSFAMSIDWVLWVEATQRPLDDIATTVPVDPRTVQLSNRTDFLWIRPFDVPALFSARTYAAPGRLVLEVTDPGFDGAGPGPAHGRFLISTDGGAGTCTPTDEPADLALDVTDLGRLWLSDEPVARRVAVGSIRELSDGAAARADLMLFSPRRAWAVEMF from the coding sequence ATGACCGATTCGAGCGCGATCGACTTCCAGCGCGTCACCACCCGGGAGCAGCTCCTCGGCTTCCAGCAGTGCGCCTCCATCGGTTTCCAGAGCAGGCTGCCCGACGCCGATCAGTGGGTCGAAGCGGTGTCGTCGCAGCTCGATTCCCTCGACCACCGGATCGCGGTCGACGGCGCGCGGACCGTCGGGACCTTCCTCTCCTTCGACCAGGAGCTCACGGCCGTCGGCGGTGCGCGGGTCCCGGTCCGCGCCGTCTCGGCCGTGACCGTCCTGCCGACGCACCGCCGCCGCGGCATCCTCGGTACGCACATGCGCGAGTGCCTCGGGACCGCGCTCGCCGGCGGCGCGGCCGCGGCCACCCTCATCGCCGCCGAGCACGCGATCTACGGCCGGTACGGCTTCGGGCAGAGCACCGAGTCCGTCGACCTCCGGATCGCGGTGGACCGCGGCCGGCTACCGCAACCTCCCGTCGGCGAGGTGCGGTACGCGGGCGGCGAGGAGTACCTGGAGGCGTCGACCCGCATCCGCGAGCTGCTCGACTTCCCCGGGCGGGTGTCGAAGCTCGACATCAATCTGCGCCGCACGGCGGGCGTGCTGGCGGGCGGCGGGCCCGATGAGACCCTGCGGGTGGTGCTGCGCCGCGACGGCGAGGTCGCGGGCGTGCTCGCGTACACCGTCGCGCCGAAGTGGACCGACAGCCGCCCCGACTCCACGCTCAAGGTCACCGAGCTCCTCGGCGTCGACGCCGCCGCGGAGCGGGACCTGTGGTCGTTCGCCATGAGCATCGACTGGGTGCTGTGGGTCGAGGCGACACAGCGTCCCCTCGACGACATCGCCACGACCGTCCCCGTCGACCCGCGCACCGTGCAGCTGTCCAACCGCACCGATTTCCTGTGGATCCGGCCCTTCGACGTGCCCGCGCTGTTCTCGGCGAGGACGTACGCCGCGCCGGGCCGGCTCGTGCTGGAGGTGACCGATCCGGGGTTCGACGGTGCCGGTCCCGGCCCGGCGCACGGGCGGTTCCTGATCTCCACGGACGGGGGAGCCGGCACCTGTACGCCGACCGACGAGCCCGCCGACCTCGCGCTCGACGTCACCGACCTCGGCAGGCTGTGGCTCTCCGACGAGCCGGTCGCGCGCCGCGTCGCCGTCGGGTCGATCCGGGAACTGTCCGACGGCGCCGCCGCCCGCGCCGACCTGATGCTGTTCAGCCCCCGTCGGGCCTGGGCCGTCGAGATGTTCTGA